DNA sequence from the Calditrichota bacterium genome:
CGCAACTTTGAAATTGGTCTGGGAAAAATTTCCACATACCTGCATGTGATAAATATCTATAACCGCAAGAATATGAGGAAATGGGATCTGGATGTTGTTAACGCAAAAGAAGAGTTGGTTCCGGATGATAAAGGCGGATATAAACTTTTTGAAGGCGGCGGTTACTTTTTTGGTACCACACCGGTTATTGGAGTTAGCTGGGAGTTTTAATTCAAATAATTGATTTACCAAAATAAAGGAGAATCGCCATGAAAGTTTTAGTGTTTTTATTAAGCATGATATTTTTGATATCAACTTCATGTGCCCAGGAAAGCGAAACCATACCTGATGTGGTTCAGAAGGCATTTAAAAGCAAATATCCGGATGTTAAAGATGTTGAATGGGAAAAAGAGGGGCCAGATTATGAAGCTGAGTTTGAAAAAGACGGGGTTCAAATGTCGGTAGTTTTTGACAAGAATGGGAAAATAGTTGAAGTAGAAACGGAAGATGGTGAACACAAGAATGAGGAAAACGACAGCACCAAGGCAGAAATAGAAAATGATGATGAAGGGGAGGAAGAAGATGATTAGTCCGAATAAAAACAAATATCCTTCCGGGCTATGTTTTGTTCTCATTTTGCTAACTACATTTTCAATCACTACTTGTAGCACCCATACATCATCTCCCAAATCGGATGGTGAATATTCGTTTGTTGTTTATGGTGATCTGAGACAGGGCTTTGGTGTTTATGAAAAACTTGCCAGAAATATGGGCAATATAAAACCAGTTCCGTTGATGGCGGTTTGTACCGGGGATTTATTATTCAAAGCTGGCAAAGAAGCTGAATGGATCAACTTTTGGAAATTTTCAAAACCAATTACGGAGGTTATGCCGTTGCTAATCGCCCGTGGTAATCACGAGGGAAATGATCTGCCCTCCGAGTGGTTATTACGAAAGCAGACAAACATTGCAGAAGGAGACCCTTTTTATTTTTCCCGGCAATTGGAGAAACAAAAATTAATTATTCTGGATACAGAAATCCGTGGTGAAGAAAACGCAATTATTAATGATCAGCTGCATTGGTTAAAAGAAGAACTAAATCTTTCAACAAGCAATGCAGAAATAGATGGTATTTTCATTTTTATGCATCGTCCATTGTACAGGCAGGGGAGAAACAAGGGGCAAAAACTTAAGAATGCAGAAGAGTTGCACCAGCTTTTTGTAGAACATAAAAAAATAAAAGCTGTTGTGGCCGGCCATGATCACATGTACCATTTCCAAAATAAAGATGGAATTAACTATGTAATTTCGGGAGGAGCGGGCGCGCAGCTAAGACATGGTTATGGTGGCGATTTTTATCATTATATCAAATTTTCATTTTCGGATACTGATAAATCAGTCAATATGAAAACAATAGGATTATTTAATGAAATTATGGAAGAAAAAAACCTTTAGAAATATTGGCCTGATTATATTTATTACTGTATTAAATATAAATGCATCAAACCTGTGGGTTAGCGGTGGTTTGTACGATTTTGCCAACGATGTGTCCAAAGAGTTTTATAAATATGGCTGGAGCTTCCGGGTTCAATATGATTTTTTGCAGCTTTCTCAAATGAACTTTTCTATTTCAACCGGCGGCAGCTTTTCGAGTGTGCCTTATAATGGGGAGGAGCATGAGATGTATCTTATACCGCTTCAATTCTCATGGCGTTATAATTTTTTGATGGAGCATCCAACTATCCAGCCCTTTTTTGGATCGGGAATTGGTGCTTTTGCAAAAATGGATTTAAATGAATTTTTCCCTAAAAGGCATCATGCATATACTTATGGTTACCATCTTTTCTCAGGTTTGGAATATAAAATTAGTGATCGTGTAAAATCTAAATTTGAAATGCGCTATAATGTTTTGATCCCACCAACATTGGAAGACATTAATTCCAGCGGGTTTGATATTTTAATTGGCGTGGGCTATTCGTTTTGATTTTCTAAATGGATAAACATTCCTTGTATAAAATAAGCGGTGGATTTATTTTACCCGGAGATCTTTAACAAATCGGGTAAAGATGAAATCTGTACTAAAAATCAATTCCCTTCTGAGCATCCTAATAATTTGTTTGGCGCAAAATCTTTTGGCGCAACAGAAAGAAGTAAACTCTCTTCAAGCCTATTATACAACTGAAGAAATATTGATCGATGGAGACATTGATGAGGATGTTTGGGAAGAAGCCCCCTTTGCAACAGATTTTATCCAACGTGATTTAAACAATGGTGAACCTGCGACAGAGAAAACCAGGGTTGCGATTCTATATGATTCCAACAATCTCTATATCGGTGTTTGGGCTTTTGATTCCGAACCTGACAAAATTATAGCCAAAGAGTCAAGACGTGATTTCAGCTGGGGTTCGGAAGACAACTTTGAAATTATTCTCAGCCCTTTTAACGATAACCGCAACGGCTATTTATTTGTTGTAAATCCAAATGGGGCTATGGCCGATGTTTTGATCACCGATGAGGGCAGTGGTTTTAACAAAGACTGGAATGGAGTTTGGGAAGCGGCCGTTGAGATTGATGATGAGGAAGGCTGGTTTATAGAAATAGCCATCCCATTTTCCACATTAAAATATCCTGATAATGATGAACAGGTGTGGGCGCTGAATATGGAACGCAATATCCGCCGCAAAAATGAACAAGTTTTGTGGCAGGGCTGGTCTCGCAATTATGATTTGGAAACGATTTCTCATGCAGGAAAGCTTACCGGGCTAAAGAATATCAGCAGTCAAAAATTGTGGGAAATAAAACCATTTATCTCCGGTGGGGCTGCGCAGGAAAAAGGAGGTAAACTTAAGGAAAAGTTTAAGGTGGGTGGTGATATTAACTATCACGTATCGCCAAAAATGAAATTGAACATCACATTTAATACTGATTTTTCTCAAGTGGAATCAGATCGTGAACAAATAAATTTAACCCGTTTCCCATTAGATTTTCCGGAAAAAAGGGATTTCTTTCTTGAAGGAAAAAACCTTTTTCGTTTCAACCTTGGTTCCAACGCTCAAACTTTTTACAGCCGGCGGATTGGTCTACACAATAGAAAAGAAGTTCCAATTATTGGCGGCCTGCGTTTAACAGGCAAAATGAATAACAGCAATATTGGCGTAATGACTCTTCAATCTCAGAGCAAAGATAATCTGCCATCTACAAACTATTCAGTTGCCCGTCTTCGGCAGGACGTTCTGGAGTCTTCAAATGTTGGTTTTATTTTAACATCTCGCCAAGATAAAAATGAATCCAATTATGTATATGGTGCCGATGCCAATTACTCAAGTTCTACCTTTCTTGGTGATAAAAATCTTGATGTCGGGGTGGCTTTTGCTCAGTCAATTATTCCGGATAAATCCAACTCAAACGCACTTGGTTATCGTGCTTATATAACTTCTATAAATGATTTTTTTGAGTATGATGTTGCATTTTCCCGTGTAGCAAAGGATTTTGATCCGGGGATTGGTTTTTTAAGACGCAAAAATTATAAGTTGTTAGCTACAGAGCTGCAATTTAATCCACGTCCTGACTTTGTACCTTTTACAAAAAACCTTGAAATCAAACCATTTGATATTTCTTATTTTTTAAATGATCGAACAAATAAGATTGAGTCATTAAACTTTGAATGGCGCCCATTTGGGATCGAGTTGGAAAGTGGTGATTTTGCCGAGTTTAATATCCAGCGTTTCTTCGACAGCCCTGATAGTACTTTCGAGCCTGTCGATGATATTCAAATCGCCGGTGGTGATTACTGGTATGGTCGGTATGAAATTCAGGTAGAAACATATAGCGGTCGGCCGGTGTTCTCAGAAATTAATTATAGCTGGGGTGATTTTTATAATGGACAGCGCAAACAACTGGAAATGGTTTTGGGCTGGAATTTGGGAAAGTTGAATATCAGTGCCGACTGGGAAAGAAATATTGTTAATATTAAGCGTCCCAAAACAACGGATGAAATGGGTGCCCGTTTCGAATATGCTTTTAGCACGAATCTTTATACAACTTTTTTCGGGCAATGGAATAATGAAGATGACGAAGCTCTTTTGGATTTCCGGGTAAATTGGATTCCCAAGACAGGCAGTTATTTTTATTTTGTAGTCAATCAGGAGCTATCAACCGCAGGCCCGGTTTATGTGTTAAATACAACAGTTCTTTCAAAGCTTACCTGGCTGTTTTCTTTTTGATTTTATAAATAATTTTCAAGTTTTGGTGCCATGTAAAGGGGCAGTTGAACTAAAGCGCTTTTTGTTTGCAACATTGGGCGGCCAGTCAATAAAAAAGATACTTTTGGTGAGTAGCGTTGCTTGTAAACACTAAGGCTTTTTGCCTTTGTACTTACACCTGCTTTCACCTCAATCGGGATTATATCAGTCTCGTAATCTAATAAAAACTCAATTTCTGCCATATTGCGGTTCCATGAATATATTTGTTTATTTAATTGAGAAACTATTTCAGTAAGCACCAGGTTTTCCACAAAATATCCTTTATATGAACCATAGTCATAAGAAAAAATAGTTTTTGGTGATAAGCCGAGCATTGCACCAAGTATTCCCACATCAAACATATAAAGTTTAAACCGTTTTTCATCGGAATAAGCTTGCAATGGTAATTCTGCTTTATTACAAATCGGTACTTTTATTACAAGTCCGGCTTTTATCAGCCATTCTATTGGAGCTTCGAGCGAGGAATATCTGGATGCATTTGGTAATACATTTTTAAATACAAATTTTTTTACCCCGTTTGATTCTTTTGCAAGCTGGATAGGAACATTCTTAAAAACTGCGTCTATTCGGACGGCCTTTATTTTTCCAGAGTGCTTTGTGATGTCATCTATATAATCTTTTAGTAATTCTTGCTGGAGTTTGCGTGTTTCAGAAAATGCTTCACTAAGGGTATCAATTTTCTCGCTGAACCTTTTTACAACTTCGGGTAACCCCCCTGTTATCATAAAGTATTTGTAATAAAGCCATATCTTTTGGTGAATCGCTTCATTGACAGGGCTGTTTAATGTAGCCGAATTCAGGATTGAAATAAGTCGTTTCTGTCCAATTGCCTCCAGAAATTCCTCGAAATCCATTGGGTACAATTTATAGCGGGTAACTTTGCCCACAGGAAATGGCTCATCGCTTAGTCCCAACCCTAAAAGCGAACCGGATGCGGCAATAAAAGCATTTGGTGACTTCTGTGAAAAAAATTTCAGGGATGTTAGCGCCTTTGGGCATTGTTGTATCTCATCAAATATAATAAGATCTTTTTCGAGAATAATATCATGATCGTAATATAGACCTAAATCCCTTATTATTCTTTCAGGTTGCAGGTCTTGTTCAAAAATCTGGCTTAGTGAGGGGTTTTCCATAAAATCAAAAAAGTGGTAATTCTGAAATTCCTTTTTGCCTAACTTTTCCAAACAATATGTTTTGCCTACTTGCCGTGCCCCTTGGAGCAAGAGTGGCTTTCGGGCTGATAAATTTTTCCACTTCAACAATTCTTTTGATATTTTTCTTCTCATTTTTGGCCGATTATTAGTTAAATTTATTGACTTAAATATAATAAGGAATAATATAAAAACAATTATTCATGGAAAAAAATGTGTGAATTTGCAATTATTCATGGGAAAAAATGTGATTTATCTTGAGATGATTAATGTGTTCGTTTTAATGTTTTGCCTAAAACGAATTCACTATAAAAAATTTATTGTCTTGTCTGACAGACCTTTCTTCTTTAAATTCCTCCCTTTTTAAAATGCAAATTAAATATGAAACTACTCAAATCCTGGACAGTTAATTCTATCTCAGATTCGCAAAAAATTGCGGTTGAACTAAGTAACATTTTTAAAGCAGCAGATGTTGTTTTGCTGGAAGGGACTTTAGGAAGTGGCAAAACATTTCTGGTTCAGGAAATATGTAAAAACTGGCATATTGATGAAGATGTAACCAGCCCAACATTTACGCTAATCCAAAACTACTTTGGCGATATAGCTGTTAATCATCTGGATTTGTATCGCATTGAAAACATTGAAGAATTAGATCAGCTTGGCTGGGAAGATATGGTTTATTCAGAAGCAGTTACATTTATCGAATGGCCACAAAAAGTTGAACCGGCATTACAATCATTTTATAAAGTTAAAATTGATTTGCGGAATGACCAGAGAGAAATATCTTTAAACAAAAAAAACTAAAAAGGTCATTCTGAATGAAGTTTGGCGGAGTGAAAATCCCATTTCAGAATGGAGATGCTTCGTGCCTAAGCAATGACAAGCAGGATCAAGAACGAACATGATTTTAGCGATTGAGACATCATCAACTTTATGTAGCGTTTCCTTTTGGGAAAATGGCAAAACCTTTGCTGAATACGAAAGTGACGCACCCATGCAGCATGCAACTCTTATCGGGCAATTTGTAGAGAAAGGCCTTAAAGAGCTAAAAAATCCTCCACGGCTTGTGGCGGTTGCTATCGGACCGGGCTCATTTACCGGATTGCGTATTGGTTTAAGCTATGCACAGGGTTTTTGTTTTGGCCGTGAAATTCCAATAGTTGGTGTTTCCAATCACCAGGTTTTGGCTTCTCAAAAGATATCTAAGACAAAAGAAACTTTTACAATAATTGATGCGCGGAGAAACGAAGTTTACCTGGCCAAACACAAAAATGATGAAATATTTGAAATTGAATCACACCAAATAATAGCAATAGAAAACCTGGTTGAGCATATTCCAACCTCTGCACAATTAATCGGTCAGCAGGGTATAGCTATTCCGGAAAATATTGTTTCAGAATTAAATGAAAAAGGGATTGATTTAAAACTTGATGTGAAGTATTCGGCGGCTAAAGTTGCACAGATCGGCAAAATAAAATCTGAAAAAATCGGTAATGATAACATCGAAACAATAGAACCGATGTATATCCGCCCGTTCGCCGGTGTTCAATGAAGATTAATTTCAGGGAAATGAGAAAAAGCGATGTCAAAACAATCGCAAACCTGGAAAAAGAAATTTTTAAGGACGCCTGGACATATCAACAACTTCATTCAGAAACAGATGGTCAAAAATATAAATTTCCAATTGTTTTGGAAGTTGAAAATGAAGTTGCAGGTTATGCATGTGTTTGGGCTTTTGTAGACGAGGTTCATATAAATAATTTTGCAATTGCAACCGGTTTTAGGCAAAAAGGGTTGGGCTTAAAATTAATTCGCTTTATATTGGGCGCATTCAAAGAGTATAAACAATTTTTTTTAGAAGTACGTGAATCAAATAAACCTGCAATAAATTTGTATACAAAATCTGGATTTGAAGTTTTTTTTACGCGACAGAAATATTATTCAGATGGTGAAAACGCATTAGTAATGCGCAAAATTTTAAAGTAAAACGGGGTTAAATATGGATTGGTTTAAACGTAAAAAAAGTGTTATTGCACCGGAGGAGAGAAAAGATGTGCCGGATGGATTATGGATAAAGTGCAATGGCTGCGGTGAAATAATTTATAAAAAAGAACTTGAAAAAAAATTATATGTCTGTAGTAACTGCAATACCCATCTCCGTATCGGAAGTGACGTTTACATCTCTTTTTTATTTGATGAGGGCACTTTCAAAGAATTTGCAGAGAAGGTCAAATCTGCTGATCCGCTAGAGTTTACAGACGTTAAAAGTTATAAAAACAAATATAAAGCAACCGTTAAAAAAGTCGGTATTAACGACGCTGTTGTTTGTGGCTCTGGGAAAATTGATAAACATAATGTTGTTATGGCGATAATGGATTTCAGATTTATGGGTGGCAGCATGGGTTCAGTTGTTGGTGAAAAAATATCCAGGGCGATTGATATGGCCTATAAAAAGGAATGGCCTTTGATTATCTTGTCAGCTTCTGGTGGTGCACGTATGCACGAAGGTGTTCTAAGTTTAATGCAACTTGCTAAAACAAGCTCTCGCCTGGCCAGGCTGGCTACAAAAAAGGTGCCCTATATTTCGGTTTTAACAAACCCAACCACAGGTGGCACTACAGCAAGTTACGCTATGCTGGGTGATGTAAATATTGCTGAGCCCGATGCATTAATCGGCTTTGCAGGACCTCGTGTTATTAAACAAACAATTGGTCAGGACTTACCTCCAGGTTTTCAGCGTTCTGAGTTTGTAAGGGAACACGGCTTTTTGGATACGATCGTGCATCGTCATGAGCTGAAACAGAGAATCGCCAATATAATTGATTTTTTTAAGCATAAAAACCCGGTGGCTAAAGCGTAGAACTTCATTGCAAGTTTCAGGTTACAGGTACAAACGTTTCAACCCGCAACCTGAAACATGTAACCTATTGGAAATAAAGCTCAATCAAAAATAAGAGCAGGATAGTAATTATAACCTTACCCTAAGTAAACTATTATGTCTTCCATAAAAATACTTGTTACCAACGATGACGGTATTTATGCACCAGGGATTTTTGCACTGGCCAAAGCAATGCAGGAACTTGGTGAAGTAAATGTTGTTGCCCCTTTGGCCGAAAAAAGTGCTGTGGGCCATGCTATTACTGTTTCCGATCCGTTGCGCGTTACAGAGATCGAACGAAATGGAACGCTTTTTGGCCATGCTGTAAATGGCACTCCGGCAGATTGTGTAAAAATTGCCGTTAAATGTATTCTCGAATCTGCACCAGATATTGTAGTAAGTGGCATAAACCAGGGATCAAATACAGCGACAAACGTAATTTATTCCGGGACTGTTTCTGCAGCTGCAGAAGGAGTAATTTTAGGAATACCATCAATTGCAGTTTCACTTACAAGTTTTTCTAATAAAGATTTTTCTTATGCAGGTAAAGTAGCCCGCCAGATTGCTACACAGGTTATGGAGCATGGTTTGCCCGAGCGAACCCTTCTAAATGTAAATGTACCGGCACTTCCGGAAAATGAAATAAAAGACGTCCTGCCGGCCAAACAGGGCAAAGGACGTTATGAAGAAGTTTTTGACAGAAGAAATGATCCACAAAACAGAACATATTATTGGATGGCAGGAAAACGCATGATGCTTGATAAAAATGGTGATGTAGACGATGTAATTGTGATGCAGAACAAAGTTGCTGTCACACCAATTCAATATGATTTGACCCATCACGAATTCATGAAGGAATTACAAAAATGGAAGCTAAAACCATAGGGCATGAAACTATCCTGATCCTCGATTTTGGATCGCAATATACCCAGCTTATTGCCCGCCGCATCCGTGAAAACGGAGTCTTCTCAGAAATCCACCCTTATAATTATGATCTCAAAAAAAATAAACCGCAAAACCTAAAAGGAATTATTCTTTCCGGAGGCCCCTCATCTGTTTATGCAGATGGAGCACCTTTGGTTGATAAGGATATTCTTGACCATGGCGTTCCGGTTTTAGGAATTTGTTATGGCTTGCAGTTAATGAGTCATCTTTTGGGGGCAAAAGTAGAGAGTTCGTCTCATAAAGAATACGGCAGGGCATCAATTAACCTGGATGCAGAATCAGTCTTATTTAAAAATGTGCCGCCTTCGAGTAATGTTTGGATGAGTCATGGCGATAAAGTACTAAGCCTGCCAGCCGGATTTAAACCGGTTGCACATTCTGAAAATTCACCATTTGCGGCCATCGAAAATAAAGAAAATGAATACTTTGGCCTGCAATTTCATCCGGAAGTTGTGCATACGGAGTTCGGAAAAACGATCTTGCATAATTTTCTTTTTAAAATATGTGAATGCAGCGCGGATTGGTCGCCAAAATCTTTTATTGAAGAAAGTATTGAAAAAATCCGAAAACAGGTAGGCGATAAGCATGTTCTTTGTGGTTTGAGTGGTGGCGTAGATTCCAGTGTGGTAGCAGTTTTACTACAAAAAGCAATTGGCAATCAACTGCATTGTATGTTTGTCGATACCGGATTACTGCGCTACAAGGAAGGTGAAGAAGTAGAATCATTGTTCCGTGAAAACTATGATATTCAGTTAACTTGCGTGGATAGTTCAGAATCGTTTTACCAGAAACTTGATGGTATTGTTGATCCCGAGCGCAAGCGGAAAATAATCGGACATGAGTTTATAAATGTTTTTGAGAGTGAA
Encoded proteins:
- a CDS encoding outer membrane beta-barrel protein; translated protein: MKLWKKKTFRNIGLIIFITVLNINASNLWVSGGLYDFANDVSKEFYKYGWSFRVQYDFLQLSQMNFSISTGGSFSSVPYNGEEHEMYLIPLQFSWRYNFLMEHPTIQPFFGSGIGAFAKMDLNEFFPKRHHAYTYGYHLFSGLEYKISDRVKSKFEMRYNVLIPPTLEDINSSGFDILIGVGYSF
- a CDS encoding ATP-binding protein; amino-acid sequence: MRRKISKELLKWKNLSARKPLLLQGARQVGKTYCLEKLGKKEFQNYHFFDFMENPSLSQIFEQDLQPERIIRDLGLYYDHDIILEKDLIIFDEIQQCPKALTSLKFFSQKSPNAFIAASGSLLGLGLSDEPFPVGKVTRYKLYPMDFEEFLEAIGQKRLISILNSATLNSPVNEAIHQKIWLYYKYFMITGGLPEVVKRFSEKIDTLSEAFSETRKLQQELLKDYIDDITKHSGKIKAVRIDAVFKNVPIQLAKESNGVKKFVFKNVLPNASRYSSLEAPIEWLIKAGLVIKVPICNKAELPLQAYSDEKRFKLYMFDVGILGAMLGLSPKTIFSYDYGSYKGYFVENLVLTEIVSQLNKQIYSWNRNMAEIEFLLDYETDIIPIEVKAGVSTKAKSLSVYKQRYSPKVSFLLTGRPMLQTKSALVQLPLYMAPKLENYL
- the rimI gene encoding ribosomal protein S18-alanine N-acetyltransferase, with the translated sequence MKINFREMRKSDVKTIANLEKEIFKDAWTYQQLHSETDGQKYKFPIVLEVENEVAGYACVWAFVDEVHINNFAIATGFRQKGLGLKLIRFILGAFKEYKQFFLEVRESNKPAINLYTKSGFEVFFTRQKYYSDGENALVMRKILK
- the surE gene encoding 5'/3'-nucleotidase SurE, with protein sequence MSSIKILVTNDDGIYAPGIFALAKAMQELGEVNVVAPLAEKSAVGHAITVSDPLRVTEIERNGTLFGHAVNGTPADCVKIAVKCILESAPDIVVSGINQGSNTATNVIYSGTVSAAAEGVILGIPSIAVSLTSFSNKDFSYAGKVARQIATQVMEHGLPERTLLNVNVPALPENEIKDVLPAKQGKGRYEEVFDRRNDPQNRTYYWMAGKRMMLDKNGDVDDVIVMQNKVAVTPIQYDLTHHEFMKELQKWKLKP
- the guaA gene encoding glutamine-hydrolyzing GMP synthase, which gives rise to MEAKTIGHETILILDFGSQYTQLIARRIRENGVFSEIHPYNYDLKKNKPQNLKGIILSGGPSSVYADGAPLVDKDILDHGVPVLGICYGLQLMSHLLGAKVESSSHKEYGRASINLDAESVLFKNVPPSSNVWMSHGDKVLSLPAGFKPVAHSENSPFAAIENKENEYFGLQFHPEVVHTEFGKTILHNFLFKICECSADWSPKSFIEESIEKIRKQVGDKHVLCGLSGGVDSSVVAVLLQKAIGNQLHCMFVDTGLLRYKEGEEVESLFRENYDIQLTCVDSSESFYQKLDGIVDPERKRKIIGHEFINVFESESKKLGTFDFLAQGTLYPDVIESVSFKGPSATIKSHHNVGGLPEKMGFDLIEPLKELFKDEVRAVGRELRIPEILIGRHPFPGPGLAVRILGTITKERIEVLQQADAIYIEELHKAGLYDEIWQAFAVHLPVNTVGVMGDERTYEAVIGLRAVTSTDGMTADWYPMPHDVLARISNRIINEVSGVNRVVYDVSSKPPATIEWE
- the tsaB gene encoding tRNA (adenosine(37)-N6)-threonylcarbamoyltransferase complex dimerization subunit type 1 TsaB, giving the protein MILAIETSSTLCSVSFWENGKTFAEYESDAPMQHATLIGQFVEKGLKELKNPPRLVAVAIGPGSFTGLRIGLSYAQGFCFGREIPIVGVSNHQVLASQKISKTKETFTIIDARRNEVYLAKHKNDEIFEIESHQIIAIENLVEHIPTSAQLIGQQGIAIPENIVSELNEKGIDLKLDVKYSAAKVAQIGKIKSEKIGNDNIETIEPMYIRPFAGVQ
- a CDS encoding carbohydrate binding family 9 domain-containing protein, translating into MKSVLKINSLLSILIICLAQNLLAQQKEVNSLQAYYTTEEILIDGDIDEDVWEEAPFATDFIQRDLNNGEPATEKTRVAILYDSNNLYIGVWAFDSEPDKIIAKESRRDFSWGSEDNFEIILSPFNDNRNGYLFVVNPNGAMADVLITDEGSGFNKDWNGVWEAAVEIDDEEGWFIEIAIPFSTLKYPDNDEQVWALNMERNIRRKNEQVLWQGWSRNYDLETISHAGKLTGLKNISSQKLWEIKPFISGGAAQEKGGKLKEKFKVGGDINYHVSPKMKLNITFNTDFSQVESDREQINLTRFPLDFPEKRDFFLEGKNLFRFNLGSNAQTFYSRRIGLHNRKEVPIIGGLRLTGKMNNSNIGVMTLQSQSKDNLPSTNYSVARLRQDVLESSNVGFILTSRQDKNESNYVYGADANYSSSTFLGDKNLDVGVAFAQSIIPDKSNSNALGYRAYITSINDFFEYDVAFSRVAKDFDPGIGFLRRKNYKLLATELQFNPRPDFVPFTKNLEIKPFDISYFLNDRTNKIESLNFEWRPFGIELESGDFAEFNIQRFFDSPDSTFEPVDDIQIAGGDYWYGRYEIQVETYSGRPVFSEINYSWGDFYNGQRKQLEMVLGWNLGKLNISADWERNIVNIKRPKTTDEMGARFEYAFSTNLYTTFFGQWNNEDDEALLDFRVNWIPKTGSYFYFVVNQELSTAGPVYVLNTTVLSKLTWLFSF
- the tsaE gene encoding tRNA (adenosine(37)-N6)-threonylcarbamoyltransferase complex ATPase subunit type 1 TsaE — its product is MKLLKSWTVNSISDSQKIAVELSNIFKAADVVLLEGTLGSGKTFLVQEICKNWHIDEDVTSPTFTLIQNYFGDIAVNHLDLYRIENIEELDQLGWEDMVYSEAVTFIEWPQKVEPALQSFYKVKIDLRNDQREISLNKKN
- a CDS encoding acetyl-CoA carboxylase carboxyltransferase subunit beta; its protein translation is MDWFKRKKSVIAPEERKDVPDGLWIKCNGCGEIIYKKELEKKLYVCSNCNTHLRIGSDVYISFLFDEGTFKEFAEKVKSADPLEFTDVKSYKNKYKATVKKVGINDAVVCGSGKIDKHNVVMAIMDFRFMGGSMGSVVGEKISRAIDMAYKKEWPLIILSASGGARMHEGVLSLMQLAKTSSRLARLATKKVPYISVLTNPTTGGTTASYAMLGDVNIAEPDALIGFAGPRVIKQTIGQDLPPGFQRSEFVREHGFLDTIVHRHELKQRIANIIDFFKHKNPVAKA